A window of the Cannabis sativa cultivar Pink pepper isolate KNU-18-1 chromosome X, ASM2916894v1, whole genome shotgun sequence genome harbors these coding sequences:
- the LOC115712327 gene encoding uncharacterized protein LOC115712327, with the protein MNEYQEFVNIDLYPIDHEIERTFRERRRAQHRAQGEIEMMDDQGDGRRAQGEMAPNNGQNAVIMADDRDQVIRQYAAPLFNELNPGIVRPEIQAPQFELKPVMFQMLQTVRQFSGIPTEDPHLHLCLFMEVSDSFKLPGVTEDALRLKLFPYSLRDQARAWLNSLPSASVTTWQELAERFLMKYFPPTKNAKLRKEITSFQQFEDESLYETWERFKELLRKCPHHGIPHCIQMETFYNSLNAHTRMVVDASANGALLAKSYNEVYDIIERISNNNYQWPT; encoded by the coding sequence ATGAACGAGTACCAAGAATTTGTTAATATTGATCTATATCCTATTGATCACGAAATTGAGCGCACAttcagagagagaagaagagctcAACATAGAGCTCAAGGGGAAATAGAAATGATGGATGACCAAGGAGATGGACGACGAGCTCAAGGGGAAATGGCCCCTAATAATGGTCAAAATGCAGTGATCATGGCGGATGATAGAGATCAAGTCATCCGACAATATGCAGCACCTCTTTTCAATGAGCTCAATCCGGGCATTGTGAGGCCAGAAATTCAAGCTCCACAGTTTGAATTGAAGCCAGTTATGTTCCAGATGCTTCAAACTGTGAGACAGTTTAGTGGCATACCCACCGAAGATCCTCACCTTCACCTTTGTCTATTTatggaggtgagtgattctttcaaaTTACCCGGAGTTACGGAGGATGCCTTGAGATTAAAGTTGTTCCCCTATTCTTTGAGAGATCAAGCCCGAGCTTGGTTGAACTCCTTGCCTTCTGCGTCAGTCACAACTTGGCAAGAATTAGCGGAGCGGTTTTTGATGAAGTATTTTCCTCCCACTAAGAATGCCAAGCTCCGGAAGGAAATAACTTCCTTTCAACAATTTGAAGATGAGTCTTTGTATGAGACatgggagaggttcaaggaaTTGTTGCGAAAATGCCCTCACCATGgtattcctcattgcatccaaaTGGAAACATTTTACAACAGTCTCAATGCTCATACTCGCATGGTGGTTGATGCTTCGGCAAATGGTGCTTTACTTGCCAAGTCCTATAATGAGGTCTATGATATTATTGAgagaatttccaacaacaatTATCAGTGGCCCACTTAG
- the LOC115712310 gene encoding NAC domain-containing protein 17 isoform X1, whose translation MPFSDDQDCPPGFRFYPTDEELVLYYLKGKICGKRLRVNVIGETDVYKFEPEELPGMSILKTGDRQWFFFSPRDRKHPNGSRSNRGTKHGYWKVTGKNRSITSTTRSVGVKKTLVFYKGHAPKGERTDWVMHEYTLDEEELKRCQNLQDYYALYKVFKKSGLGPKNGEQYGAPFREEEWNADCPDFNRSAIVETPVERVDEALSNVESQETIVDSQKSLSDEIEELLQQMTDEPLLDLPEVKDYANNTPPQSQQVLSNNDMQSNLVDSLSREISFEEPVDSFHVSGVQNNVQANFEQTHSDISQLQFHVPSEVAFSPNIYEQEVYVLPVEDFIEMDDLFGPEPTTTDAEKPLENFQFEEVDGLSELDLFHDATMFLNDIGADDDQSRISHQYVHSLEQNVVNSYQYRRSSEQVGEDEVVSQLLFEVADQNTNLYYLQGSDQHTSLLRLEGTGQVNNQMYLEGTDPINNLLYQDIANQMNHQYQFQPDNQERSAFNSAEFDPGSHPDPSSVCDTSTFSLQPTQNQSGNDNNGNNSWFSSTLWSFVESIPTTPASAAENALVNRAFERMSSFSRLRINAAVNATTVPAGSDSETVKSSLRNRGFIFFPILVVIIAILWVVLGTVKLWGSSSSNSSSIAS comes from the exons ATGCCGTTTTCCGACGATCAAGATTGTCCACCTGGGTTTAGGTTTTATCCGACCGACGAGGAATTAGTGCTTTATTATCTGAAAGGAAAAATTTGTGGTAAGAGATTGAGGGTGAATGTTATTGGCGAGACTGATGTCTACAAGTTCGAGCCAGAAGAATTACCAG GAATGTCAATACTGAAAACTGGAGACAGGCAGTGGTTCTTTTTCAGCCCACGAGACAGGAAGCACCCTAATGGTTCAAGGTCAAACCGAGGAACGAAACACGGGTATTGGAAAGTAACAGGGAAAAATCGCTCCATAACAAGCACTACTCGATCTGTTGGGGTGAAGAAGACTCTAGTCTTTTACAAAGGACACGCACCTAAAGGTGAGCGCACGGATTGGGTTATGCACGAATATACCTTGGACGAGGAGGAGCTTAAAAGGTGCCAGAATTTACAG GACTACTATGCACTTTACAAAGTGTTTAAAAAAAGTGGTCTTGGGCCTAAAAATGGTGAGCAATATGGGGCACCTTTCAGGGAAGAAGAATGGAATGCTGATTGTCCAGATTTTAACAGGTCTGCCATTGTGGAAACTCCGGTGGAAAGAGTTGATGAGGCTCTGTCAAATGTTGAGAGTCAGGAGACAATAGTTGACAGTCAAAAATCTCTCTCTGATGAAATTGAAGAGCTTTTGCAACAAATGACTGATGAGCCTTTGCTTGACCTCCCAGAGGTCAAAGATTATGCTAACAACACCCCACCACAATCTCAG cagGTTTTGAGCAACAATGATATGCAGAGTAATTTGGTGGACTCACTCAGCAGAGAAATTTCATTTGAAGAACCTGTTGATTCATTCCATGTCAGCGGTGTACAAAATAATGTGCAGGCCAACTTTGAGCAGACACATTCTGATATCTCTCAATTGCAATTTCATGTGCCATCTGAGGTTGCATTTTCTCCCAATATTTATGAACAGGAGGTTTACGTACTACCTGTGGAAGACTTTATTGAGATGGATGACCTTTTTGGTCCTGAACCTACTACAACAGATGCGGAGAAACCACTGGAGAACTTTCAGTTTGAGGAGGTAGATGGATTATCTGAGTTGGACCTGTTTCATGATGCCACCATGTTTTTGAATGATATAGGAGCTGATGATGATCAGTCAAGGATTTCACATCAATACGTTCATTCCCTAGAGCAAAATGTGGTAAACTCGTATCAGTATCGAAGAAGTTCTGAACAAGTTGGCGAAGACGAGGTTGTTAGTCAGCTACTTTTTGAAGTTGCTGACCAAAATACTAATCTTTATTATTTACAAGGCTCAGACCAACATACAAGTCTGTTGCGTTTAGAAGGCACAGGCCAAGTAAATAATCAAATGTATTTAGAAGGCACAGACCCAATTAATAATCTGTTGTATCAAGATATTGCAAACCAGATGAACCATCAGTATCAGTTCCAGCCAGATAATCAAGAGAGAAGTGCCTTTAATTCTGCAGAGTTTGATCCTGGCTCTCACCCTGATCCGTCTTCAG TTTGTGATACTTCCACATTTTCATTGCAACCGACTCAAAACCAAAGTGGCAACGATAATAATGGTAACAATAGTTGGTTTTCTTCTACTTTATGGTCATTTGTGGAGTCCATACCTACTACCCCTGCCTCTGCTGCCGAAAATGCATTGGTGAATCGCGCTTTCGAACGAATGTCCAGCTTTAGTAGGTTGAGAATCAATGCTGCTGTGAATGCAACAACTGTTCCTGCAGGTAGTGATTCTGAAACCGTAAAGAGTTCACTCAGAAATAGAGGATTCATCTTCTTTCCTATTCTTGTGGTAATAATTGCCATTTTATGGGTTGTGCTTGGAACTGTGAAACTATGGGGAAGTAGTAGTAGCAATAGTAGTAG
- the LOC115712310 gene encoding NAC domain-containing protein 17 isoform X2, whose protein sequence is MPFSDDQDCPPGFRFYPTDEELVLYYLKGKICGKRLRVNVIGETDVYKFEPEELPGMSILKTGDRQWFFFSPRDRKHPNGSRSNRGTKHGYWKVTGKNRSITSTTRSVGVKKTLVFYKGHAPKGERTDWVMHEYTLDEEELKRCQNLQDYYALYKVFKKSGLGPKNGEQYGAPFREEEWNADCPDFNRSAIVETPVERVDEALSNVESQETIVDSQKSLSDEIEELLQQMTDEPLLDLPEVKDYANNTPPQSQVLSNNDMQSNLVDSLSREISFEEPVDSFHVSGVQNNVQANFEQTHSDISQLQFHVPSEVAFSPNIYEQEVYVLPVEDFIEMDDLFGPEPTTTDAEKPLENFQFEEVDGLSELDLFHDATMFLNDIGADDDQSRISHQYVHSLEQNVVNSYQYRRSSEQVGEDEVVSQLLFEVADQNTNLYYLQGSDQHTSLLRLEGTGQVNNQMYLEGTDPINNLLYQDIANQMNHQYQFQPDNQERSAFNSAEFDPGSHPDPSSVCDTSTFSLQPTQNQSGNDNNGNNSWFSSTLWSFVESIPTTPASAAENALVNRAFERMSSFSRLRINAAVNATTVPAGSDSETVKSSLRNRGFIFFPILVVIIAILWVVLGTVKLWGSSSSNSSSIAS, encoded by the exons ATGCCGTTTTCCGACGATCAAGATTGTCCACCTGGGTTTAGGTTTTATCCGACCGACGAGGAATTAGTGCTTTATTATCTGAAAGGAAAAATTTGTGGTAAGAGATTGAGGGTGAATGTTATTGGCGAGACTGATGTCTACAAGTTCGAGCCAGAAGAATTACCAG GAATGTCAATACTGAAAACTGGAGACAGGCAGTGGTTCTTTTTCAGCCCACGAGACAGGAAGCACCCTAATGGTTCAAGGTCAAACCGAGGAACGAAACACGGGTATTGGAAAGTAACAGGGAAAAATCGCTCCATAACAAGCACTACTCGATCTGTTGGGGTGAAGAAGACTCTAGTCTTTTACAAAGGACACGCACCTAAAGGTGAGCGCACGGATTGGGTTATGCACGAATATACCTTGGACGAGGAGGAGCTTAAAAGGTGCCAGAATTTACAG GACTACTATGCACTTTACAAAGTGTTTAAAAAAAGTGGTCTTGGGCCTAAAAATGGTGAGCAATATGGGGCACCTTTCAGGGAAGAAGAATGGAATGCTGATTGTCCAGATTTTAACAGGTCTGCCATTGTGGAAACTCCGGTGGAAAGAGTTGATGAGGCTCTGTCAAATGTTGAGAGTCAGGAGACAATAGTTGACAGTCAAAAATCTCTCTCTGATGAAATTGAAGAGCTTTTGCAACAAATGACTGATGAGCCTTTGCTTGACCTCCCAGAGGTCAAAGATTATGCTAACAACACCCCACCACAATCTCAG GTTTTGAGCAACAATGATATGCAGAGTAATTTGGTGGACTCACTCAGCAGAGAAATTTCATTTGAAGAACCTGTTGATTCATTCCATGTCAGCGGTGTACAAAATAATGTGCAGGCCAACTTTGAGCAGACACATTCTGATATCTCTCAATTGCAATTTCATGTGCCATCTGAGGTTGCATTTTCTCCCAATATTTATGAACAGGAGGTTTACGTACTACCTGTGGAAGACTTTATTGAGATGGATGACCTTTTTGGTCCTGAACCTACTACAACAGATGCGGAGAAACCACTGGAGAACTTTCAGTTTGAGGAGGTAGATGGATTATCTGAGTTGGACCTGTTTCATGATGCCACCATGTTTTTGAATGATATAGGAGCTGATGATGATCAGTCAAGGATTTCACATCAATACGTTCATTCCCTAGAGCAAAATGTGGTAAACTCGTATCAGTATCGAAGAAGTTCTGAACAAGTTGGCGAAGACGAGGTTGTTAGTCAGCTACTTTTTGAAGTTGCTGACCAAAATACTAATCTTTATTATTTACAAGGCTCAGACCAACATACAAGTCTGTTGCGTTTAGAAGGCACAGGCCAAGTAAATAATCAAATGTATTTAGAAGGCACAGACCCAATTAATAATCTGTTGTATCAAGATATTGCAAACCAGATGAACCATCAGTATCAGTTCCAGCCAGATAATCAAGAGAGAAGTGCCTTTAATTCTGCAGAGTTTGATCCTGGCTCTCACCCTGATCCGTCTTCAG TTTGTGATACTTCCACATTTTCATTGCAACCGACTCAAAACCAAAGTGGCAACGATAATAATGGTAACAATAGTTGGTTTTCTTCTACTTTATGGTCATTTGTGGAGTCCATACCTACTACCCCTGCCTCTGCTGCCGAAAATGCATTGGTGAATCGCGCTTTCGAACGAATGTCCAGCTTTAGTAGGTTGAGAATCAATGCTGCTGTGAATGCAACAACTGTTCCTGCAGGTAGTGATTCTGAAACCGTAAAGAGTTCACTCAGAAATAGAGGATTCATCTTCTTTCCTATTCTTGTGGTAATAATTGCCATTTTATGGGTTGTGCTTGGAACTGTGAAACTATGGGGAAGTAGTAGTAGCAATAGTAGTAG